A region from the Rosa rugosa chromosome 6, drRosRugo1.1, whole genome shotgun sequence genome encodes:
- the LOC133716310 gene encoding F-box/FBD/LRR-repeat protein At1g13570-like — MDRLSNFPDELVDKILCILPIQQAVKTCVLSSTWRYTSNRLSQLVFDWKHNGNWSNPVFVEMVDHVLSNHVGPIYRFKLEHREFLDPSDIDRWIFHVSRNSVKEFILDIFQREPYKIPECLYSCQDITSLTLCGCLLDPPPTFRGFVSLKRIEFYYVSLAQDVFDNMLGYCPLLEVLILQCCDGFTHFRINAPKLQYLNFEGSFDDVTLKNISNLTDITISMCERSFAGGGSSNLVKFFSDLPRIRRLTIKNYFLKVFFYSVHEP; from the exons ATGGACAGACTTAGCAACTTTCCAGACGAGTTAGTAGACAAAATTTTGTGCATTTTGCCAATTCAGCAGGCTGTGAAGACATGTGTTTTATCAAGCACATGGCGGTATACATCAAATAGGCTTTCACAACTTGTGTTCGATTGGAAGCATAACGGGAATTGGAGCAACCCAGTGTTTGTCGAAATGGTTGATCACGTACTCTCAAATCATGTTGGGCCCATATACAGGTTTAAACTAGAGCATCGAGAGTTTCTAGACCCAAGTGACATTGATCGATGGATCTTTCATGTATCAAGAAACTCTGTCAAAGAGTTCATACTTGATATCTTCCAAAGGGAACCCTACAAGATCCCTGAATGTTTGTATTCCTGCCAAGATATTACATCTCTCACTTTATGTGGTTGCTTGCTAGATCCACCTCCTACATTCAGAGGATTCGTGAGCTTGAAGAGAATTGAATTTTATTACGTTTCCCTGGCCCAAGATGTATTTGACAATATGCTTGGTTACTGTCCTTTGCTTGAAGTGTTGATTCTGCAATGCTGTGATGGTTTCACCCATTTCCGTATTAATGCACCAAAACTCCAATATCTTAACTTTGAAGGTTCTTTTGATGATGTTACTCTCAAGAATATCTCAAACCTTACTGATATTACCATTTCTATGTGTGAACGAAGTTTTGCTGGTGGTGGTTCTAGTAATTTGGTCAAGTTTTTCAGTGACCTGCCTCGAATTCGAAGGCTCACAATTAAGAATTACTTTTTAAAG GTGTTCTTTTATTCAGTTCATGAGCCTTGA